A single genomic interval of Lathyrus oleraceus cultivar Zhongwan6 chromosome 7, CAAS_Psat_ZW6_1.0, whole genome shotgun sequence harbors:
- the LOC127106663 gene encoding glutaredoxin-C9 — MQQAIPYRSYTHTTSTSHFNGTKPNTLITNKIHNSINDSSHIFSSFNINEDQKTLILNMVSENAVIVFARRGCCMSHVVKRLLLGLGVNPAVHEVEEKDEVEAVKELESIANDDGKVQFPVVFIGGKLFGGLDRIMATHISGELVPILKQAGALWL; from the coding sequence ATGCAACAAGCAATTCCTTATAGGTCATATACACACACCACTTCCACCTCTCACTTCAATGGTACCAAACCAAACACATTGATAACAAATAAAATCCACAATTCCATCAATGATTCATCTCATATCTTTTCTTCCTTTAATATTAATGAAGACCAGAAAACATTaattcttaacatggtatcagagaACGCGGTTATAGTCTTCGCTAGGCGCGGATGTTGTATGAGCCATGTCGTGAAGCGGTTGCTTCTCGGTCTCGGTGTTAATCCGGCTGTACATGAAGTTGAAGAGAAAGATGAAGTTGAAGCTGTTAAAGAATTGGAATCAATTGCAAATGATGATGGGAAGGTTCAATTTCCAGTAGTGTTTATAGGTGGAAAATTGTTTGGAGGATTGGATCGAATTATGGCCACTCATATTTCTGGTGAATTGGTCCCTATTCTCAAACAAGCTGGGGCTTTATGGCTCTAA